Proteins from a single region of Dyadobacter fanqingshengii:
- a CDS encoding shikimate dehydrogenase family protein has protein sequence MNLYGLIGFPLTHSFSKRYFTDKFIREKIRESSYELFEMSSLEGLPALLKKKTDLKGLNVTIPYKTEVISYLDDLDDASAERIGAVNTIKIYADGSTKGFNTDYYGFRQSLEEWMDKRGEKCSNFSALVLGNGGAAKAVQVALQDMHMDYKLVSRQQSDDSMMYEELTEEVMNSYLLIINTTPLGMFPKVEECPNLPYQFVTKKHYLYDLVYNPAETLFLKHGIEKGAAVQNGLKMLELQAEKAWEIWTQEENLWSV, from the coding sequence ATGAACTTATACGGCCTGATCGGATTTCCGCTGACACATTCTTTTTCCAAACGATATTTTACGGATAAATTTATTCGCGAAAAGATCCGCGAAAGCAGCTACGAACTCTTTGAAATGAGCTCATTGGAAGGCCTTCCCGCTTTGCTAAAAAAGAAAACCGACCTGAAAGGCCTGAATGTCACCATCCCTTACAAAACAGAAGTAATATCCTATCTGGACGACCTGGACGACGCTTCTGCGGAGCGGATCGGAGCGGTTAACACCATTAAAATATACGCCGACGGCAGCACAAAGGGCTTCAATACAGACTATTACGGGTTTCGCCAGTCATTAGAGGAGTGGATGGACAAGCGCGGCGAGAAATGCAGCAATTTCAGTGCATTGGTTTTGGGAAACGGCGGAGCGGCCAAAGCGGTTCAGGTGGCTTTGCAAGACATGCATATGGATTACAAGCTGGTTTCGCGGCAGCAAAGTGACGATTCCATGATGTATGAAGAATTGACGGAAGAAGTCATGAATTCGTATCTGCTGATCATTAACACAACTCCACTTGGCATGTTCCCGAAAGTTGAAGAGTGCCCCAACCTTCCTTACCAGTTTGTAACCAAAAAGCATTATCTGTACGACCTTGTTTACAATCCTGCCGAAACATTGTTTTTGAAACATGGAATTGAAAAAGGCGCTGCTGTTCAGAATGGTTTAAAAATGCTGGAATTACAGGCAGAAAAAGCCTGGGAGATCTGGACGCAGGAAGAAAATTTGTGGAGCGTTTAA
- the ribD gene encoding bifunctional diaminohydroxyphosphoribosylaminopyrimidine deaminase/5-amino-6-(5-phosphoribosylamino)uracil reductase RibD — translation MEADIQWMRRALQLAANGLGNVSPNPMVGCVIVHEGSIIGEGWHRQYGGPHAEVWAIHDAESKGNAHLLPEATAYVTLEPCSHTGKTPPCADLIVSKKLKKVIICNSDPNPLVSGRGIARMIDAGIEVKIGLLPSEGLALNKRFFTAMEQKRPYVILKWAETADGFLAHERGEALRISGMLSNMRVHQWRTEEDAILVGYKTALMDNPRLNVRNWEGRDPVRVVLDRHLQLPATLNLFNKIQPTIVVNYLQESSLPDFPERYSGTSDMAYLQVNPGADEIEQMLIGLLARKIQSVFVEGGAAVIHAFLQTGLWDEIRRCQGPVVIGNGVKAPTTTGILRSSEKVEKDLWTYYSRV, via the coding sequence ATGGAGGCAGATATTCAATGGATGAGACGGGCTTTGCAACTTGCCGCCAACGGCCTGGGAAATGTGAGCCCTAACCCGATGGTGGGTTGTGTGATCGTTCATGAAGGCAGCATTATCGGAGAAGGATGGCACCGGCAGTATGGAGGTCCGCACGCAGAAGTCTGGGCGATTCACGATGCGGAATCGAAGGGAAATGCGCATTTACTGCCCGAAGCTACCGCCTATGTCACACTGGAACCCTGCTCACATACGGGTAAAACGCCTCCCTGCGCCGATCTGATCGTCAGTAAAAAGCTGAAAAAAGTCATTATCTGTAACAGTGATCCCAACCCGTTGGTGTCCGGAAGAGGCATTGCGCGCATGATCGATGCAGGCATTGAAGTTAAAATTGGTTTGCTGCCTTCGGAAGGATTGGCGCTTAACAAGCGTTTTTTTACTGCCATGGAGCAAAAAAGGCCTTATGTGATCCTCAAATGGGCTGAAACTGCCGATGGGTTTTTGGCCCATGAAAGAGGCGAAGCATTGCGCATCAGCGGAATGCTTTCCAATATGCGCGTACATCAATGGCGGACTGAGGAAGACGCAATTTTAGTGGGTTATAAAACAGCATTGATGGATAATCCCCGTCTCAATGTTCGAAACTGGGAAGGCCGTGACCCCGTTCGGGTGGTTTTGGACAGGCATTTACAGCTCCCGGCAACATTGAATTTATTTAACAAAATACAGCCGACCATTGTTGTTAATTATCTGCAAGAAAGCAGTTTGCCTGACTTTCCGGAGCGCTATTCCGGAACATCGGACATGGCGTATCTGCAAGTAAACCCCGGCGCTGACGAAATAGAGCAGATGTTGATAGGATTGTTAGCAAGAAAAATACAGTCTGTTTTCGTAGAAGGCGGTGCTGCGGTGATCCATGCGTTTTTACAAACCGGATTATGGGACGAAATCCGCCGCTGCCAGGGCCCGGTAGTGATTGGAAATGGCGTAAAAGCGCCCACAACGACCGGCATTTTGCGGTCTTCTGAAAAAGTCGAAAAGGATCTCTGGACTTATTATTCCCGCGTTTAA
- the prmC gene encoding peptide chain release factor N(5)-glutamine methyltransferase — translation MTSARQLYQYILKGITVYPEKEAQAIAFMLLEHYMRLRNIDVLVDRPVPENTAQPDWNTIIRRLNDNEPVQHIIGSTEFCGLEFRVSSSVLIPRPETEELVRMVTRDYAEPDKNISILDIGTGSGCIAIVLARFLPHVSVHAWDVSDEALEVARENARQLIADVTFAKQDMLNVTFPLPGNIIQFDCLVSNPPYVTYSEQEHMRPNVLRFEPHEALFVEDSDPLLFYKAIADFGIHHLKPDGKCYVEINEHFGAGTKQVFEERNYKNVEILRDIHGKDRFVRAIWK, via the coding sequence ATGACTTCGGCACGTCAGTTATATCAATATATCTTAAAAGGCATTACCGTATATCCCGAAAAAGAAGCCCAGGCAATCGCTTTTATGTTGCTTGAGCATTATATGAGACTTCGCAATATTGACGTACTCGTAGACAGACCGGTTCCGGAAAACACTGCCCAGCCAGACTGGAACACCATTATCCGTCGGTTGAATGACAACGAACCCGTTCAGCATATCATCGGATCGACAGAATTTTGCGGACTTGAATTCCGTGTTTCATCGTCGGTTTTGATCCCGCGTCCTGAAACGGAAGAACTGGTAAGAATGGTCACCCGAGATTACGCCGAACCTGACAAAAATATCAGCATTCTGGACATCGGAACGGGTAGCGGCTGCATTGCCATTGTGCTCGCACGCTTTCTGCCCCACGTGTCCGTACATGCATGGGACGTGTCCGATGAGGCACTTGAAGTTGCGCGGGAAAATGCGCGCCAGCTCATTGCAGACGTGACCTTTGCCAAACAGGACATGCTGAATGTGACCTTCCCTTTGCCCGGAAACATAATCCAGTTTGATTGCCTTGTGAGCAACCCGCCCTATGTAACTTATTCAGAACAAGAGCATATGCGGCCGAATGTCCTGCGTTTTGAACCACACGAAGCATTATTTGTAGAAGACAGCGACCCGCTGCTGTTTTACAAGGCCATTGCCGATTTTGGCATACATCATTTAAAACCCGATGGAAAGTGCTACGTAGAAATCAACGAGCATTTCGGAGCAGGAACCAAGCAGGTTTTCGAGGAAAGAAATTACAAAAACGTGGAGATCCTAAGAGACATTCACGGAAAAGATCGCTTCGTAAGGGCGATCTGGAAGTAA
- a CDS encoding AAA family ATPase: MYIEKIKDVLNEMGKVVVGQDKLLNRLLIGLFTGGHILLEGVPGLAKTLTINVMAKVLHLDFKRIQFTPDLLPADLIGTMIYKPKIGDYEVKKGPIFSNIILADEVNRSPAKVQSALLEAMQEKQVTIGDETYLLDRPFVVLATQNPVEQEGTYPLPEAQIDRFMMKVYVDYLEKDKELEVMRRMSDINYDYQIKPILNKEDIFAIRDNVNKVNISETLEKYIIELVFATRRPLEYGLRDEARYIQFGVSPRATIYLNRAAKALAYLEGRDYVLPEDIKELAPDIMNHRILLNYEAEADGVRTTAIIDSILRKVAIG, encoded by the coding sequence ATGTATATAGAGAAAATAAAGGATGTGCTGAATGAGATGGGCAAGGTGGTTGTAGGGCAGGATAAACTGCTGAACAGACTGCTTATCGGCCTTTTCACAGGAGGCCACATTCTGCTCGAGGGAGTTCCCGGTCTGGCCAAAACGCTGACGATCAATGTCATGGCGAAAGTGCTGCACCTTGATTTCAAGAGAATCCAGTTTACACCCGACCTTCTGCCTGCCGATTTGATCGGAACCATGATCTATAAGCCCAAAATCGGGGATTATGAGGTTAAAAAAGGACCAATTTTCTCGAACATTATCCTCGCCGACGAGGTAAACCGCTCCCCTGCCAAGGTGCAGTCGGCTTTGCTGGAAGCGATGCAGGAAAAACAAGTGACGATCGGGGACGAAACTTATTTGCTCGACCGGCCATTTGTCGTGCTGGCGACCCAGAACCCGGTGGAGCAAGAAGGAACTTATCCGCTTCCCGAAGCGCAGATCGACCGTTTTATGATGAAAGTCTACGTCGATTATCTGGAAAAAGACAAGGAATTGGAGGTTATGCGCCGCATGTCGGACATCAATTATGACTATCAGATCAAACCGATCCTGAATAAGGAAGACATTTTTGCGATCCGCGACAATGTAAACAAAGTGAACATTTCGGAAACGCTGGAAAAGTACATTATCGAGCTGGTCTTCGCCACGCGCCGGCCCTTGGAATACGGGCTTCGCGATGAAGCGCGCTACATTCAGTTTGGTGTTTCTCCCCGTGCAACCATTTACCTGAACAGGGCCGCAAAAGCACTCGCTTATCTGGAAGGTAGGGATTATGTGTTGCCCGAAGACATTAAAGAACTCGCCCCGGACATTATGAACCACCGGATTTTACTCAACTACGAAGCAGAAGCAGACGGCGTTCGGACTACGGCTATCATTGATTCGATCCTTCGGAAAGTGGCGATCGGTTAA
- the yidD gene encoding membrane protein insertion efficiency factor YidD, whose protein sequence is MKFLLIGLVRIYQGVLSPYLPNSCRYTPTCSQYMIEAIQKHGVVKGTWLGLKRFSRCHPWGGHGHDPVP, encoded by the coding sequence ATGAAATTTTTACTCATCGGGCTGGTTCGGATTTACCAGGGCGTGCTGTCTCCTTACCTGCCAAATTCTTGTCGTTATACGCCCACTTGTTCGCAGTATATGATTGAGGCGATCCAGAAGCACGGGGTTGTAAAAGGCACCTGGCTGGGCTTAAAACGGTTTTCCCGATGTCATCCCTGGGGTGGTCACGGGCACGATCCTGTTCCTTAA
- the lgt gene encoding prolipoprotein diacylglyceryl transferase, translating to MISYIIWNVSPEIFTIPQIGDFGPFPVRWYGLLFAAGFLVGQQIMIHIFKKEGKSLEDIDSLTLYMVLSTVIGARVGHFLFYEPEVLFKNPLEVILPPYAGLASHGAIIGIITGLLLYSRSRRSSGQTFLWVADRMVIVIALAGAFIRFGNLMNSEIVGKPTDVPWSFIFVQNTEFRQIPRHAAQLYESISCFILFFILLWIWNKYKAATPRGLMVGVFFVWVFTLRFMYEFLKENQEAFEANYALNMGQILSIPAVLLGIYFIYQSRKPSHQLAG from the coding sequence ATGATTTCGTATATAATATGGAATGTCAGTCCTGAAATTTTCACTATTCCGCAAATCGGTGACTTTGGCCCGTTCCCTGTCCGCTGGTATGGCCTCCTTTTCGCCGCCGGTTTTTTAGTAGGACAACAAATAATGATCCATATCTTCAAGAAAGAAGGCAAATCCCTGGAAGATATCGATTCGCTTACATTATATATGGTGCTGTCCACCGTCATTGGAGCACGCGTTGGCCACTTCCTTTTTTATGAACCCGAAGTTCTTTTCAAAAATCCCCTGGAAGTAATTCTTCCTCCTTATGCAGGTCTGGCGAGTCATGGAGCGATTATCGGGATCATTACAGGTCTCTTACTTTATTCGCGATCCAGAAGGTCTTCCGGACAAACATTCTTATGGGTTGCCGACAGAATGGTTATTGTCATTGCCCTGGCAGGCGCGTTCATCCGGTTTGGTAATCTGATGAATTCCGAGATCGTCGGTAAGCCAACCGATGTGCCGTGGAGTTTTATTTTTGTGCAAAACACCGAATTCCGCCAGATTCCGCGCCACGCTGCGCAGCTTTACGAATCCATTTCCTGTTTTATACTTTTCTTTATTCTCTTGTGGATATGGAATAAATACAAGGCAGCCACGCCGCGTGGTTTAATGGTTGGTGTTTTCTTCGTTTGGGTCTTCACTTTGCGTTTCATGTATGAGTTCCTGAAAGAAAATCAGGAAGCATTCGAAGCAAACTATGCCCTGAATATGGGCCAGATCCTGAGCATTCCAGCGGTGTTGCTGGGCATTTATTTTATTTACCAATCAAGAAAGCCATCACATCAGCTGGCCGGATAA
- a CDS encoding RNA polymerase sigma factor: protein MAYPDENTLRKVTQGDEQAFAELYNYYKAPALRFTTSLLKDEEEAENMVQDVFIKIWVKRDHIKPDYNFNSYLFTCLRNMAFDHFKKIEKSELLRKNYMEAIRSAEDDEREESERRIGLVIAAVDSLSVKRKQILKLNIEEGKSYQEIAEFLRISKNTVKNQLVKAKQILREKVDFATAF from the coding sequence GTGGCCTATCCCGACGAAAACACCCTTAGAAAAGTAACGCAAGGCGACGAACAGGCTTTTGCTGAACTCTACAATTATTATAAAGCTCCTGCTTTGCGGTTCACCACATCTCTATTGAAAGATGAAGAAGAGGCGGAAAATATGGTTCAGGATGTTTTTATTAAGATTTGGGTCAAAAGAGATCATATCAAGCCCGATTATAATTTTAATTCCTACCTGTTCACCTGCCTGCGGAACATGGCATTTGACCATTTCAAAAAAATTGAAAAAAGCGAGCTGCTTCGGAAAAATTATATGGAAGCCATCCGATCGGCGGAGGATGACGAAAGAGAGGAAAGTGAAAGAAGGATCGGCCTGGTTATAGCGGCGGTTGACTCACTTTCTGTGAAGCGGAAACAGATTTTAAAACTGAATATTGAAGAAGGGAAATCTTACCAGGAGATCGCCGAGTTTCTGAGGATCTCTAAAAATACTGTGAAGAACCAACTGGTTAAGGCCAAGCAAATCCTGAGAGAGAAAGTTGATTTTGCTACGGCTTTTTGA
- a CDS encoding PfkB family carbohydrate kinase, producing MEQSRIQHIIEKISTAKIAVYGDFCLDSYWIMDERGSEVSIETGLQAQAVARHYYTPGGAANVVANLSALNPAQIQVIGTIGDDMQGRELRSQLENLGADTKALFVQKEDFNTYSYLKRLVDGQEEPRIDFGVYNERSNETDQKLLAAIEQALQDSDALIFNQQVTGSINNESFIAQTNALFEKYNNKIVMLDSRHFNDRFENTFLKCNDREIASLNGQVIHPGEDVPVTEVKKYGRAVYEKYKKPVFVTCGERGIIAFDKTGAQEVHGLQLKSKLDTVGAGDTAISAITLCLAAGFAPIEAATFGNFAAAVTVQKLYTTGTANAQEILAVSQDPDFIYNADLAENERSAVFLQDSEFELCEPGVLGKLGQIRYAVFDHDGTISSLRQGWEEIMEPVMMKAILGKHYDTVDSQAFHRVLGQVKEFIHKTTGIQTIFQMEGLVNLVREFGYVPEQEMLDKFQYKALYNEGLMEMVNKRMEKLAAGELGQEDYTLKGAIAFLHELKERGVTMYLASGTDAEDVKHEAEMLGYAHLFDGGIYGALKDYTKFSKKMIIEKIINDNNLQGNELAVFGDGPDEIREGRRAGGISVGITSNEVQRFGHNPAKRPRLVKAGAHLLIPDFSQYKKLINLLFQENVKYADA from the coding sequence ATGGAACAAAGCCGTATTCAACATATCATTGAAAAAATATCCACAGCCAAAATCGCTGTCTACGGCGACTTCTGCCTTGATTCTTACTGGATTATGGATGAGCGCGGATCGGAAGTTTCCATTGAAACCGGCCTGCAAGCCCAGGCAGTTGCCAGACATTACTATACGCCGGGCGGTGCGGCCAATGTTGTGGCCAATTTATCTGCATTGAATCCAGCCCAAATCCAGGTCATTGGCACCATCGGCGATGACATGCAGGGAAGGGAATTGCGGTCACAGCTGGAAAATCTGGGCGCAGATACGAAGGCGCTTTTTGTTCAAAAAGAAGATTTCAATACATATAGTTATCTCAAAAGACTGGTAGACGGGCAGGAAGAGCCGCGCATCGATTTTGGTGTATATAATGAACGCAGTAATGAAACGGATCAAAAGCTGCTGGCTGCAATTGAGCAGGCTTTACAGGATTCGGATGCACTGATTTTTAACCAGCAAGTTACCGGCAGCATTAATAATGAATCCTTTATAGCGCAAACCAATGCGCTTTTTGAAAAGTATAACAACAAAATCGTCATGCTGGATTCCAGGCATTTTAATGACCGTTTTGAAAATACTTTTCTCAAATGCAACGACCGCGAAATAGCTTCTCTCAATGGTCAAGTTATACATCCGGGCGAAGATGTACCCGTCACCGAAGTCAAAAAATATGGCCGCGCGGTTTACGAAAAATACAAAAAGCCTGTGTTTGTAACTTGCGGCGAACGCGGAATAATCGCATTTGATAAAACGGGCGCCCAGGAAGTCCACGGTTTGCAACTCAAAAGCAAGCTGGACACCGTTGGTGCAGGCGATACGGCCATTAGCGCCATTACTCTTTGCCTTGCAGCCGGTTTTGCTCCCATTGAAGCAGCCACTTTCGGCAATTTTGCAGCGGCCGTAACAGTTCAAAAGTTATACACGACGGGCACTGCCAATGCGCAGGAAATTCTTGCCGTTAGCCAGGACCCGGACTTCATATATAATGCCGATCTGGCTGAAAACGAGCGTAGCGCCGTTTTTTTACAGGATAGCGAGTTTGAGCTGTGCGAACCGGGCGTTTTAGGAAAGCTCGGACAAATCCGATACGCCGTTTTTGATCACGACGGAACAATCAGCTCGCTCCGCCAGGGTTGGGAAGAAATTATGGAGCCGGTGATGATGAAGGCCATTCTGGGCAAACATTACGATACGGTCGATTCCCAGGCATTTCATAGGGTTCTGGGCCAGGTTAAAGAATTTATCCACAAAACGACCGGCATTCAGACTATTTTCCAAATGGAAGGTTTAGTCAATCTCGTTCGTGAGTTTGGTTATGTGCCTGAGCAGGAAATGCTGGACAAATTTCAGTACAAAGCCTTATATAATGAAGGCCTGATGGAAATGGTGAATAAGCGGATGGAAAAATTGGCGGCCGGCGAGCTGGGGCAGGAAGATTACACCCTGAAAGGCGCTATCGCATTCCTGCATGAATTAAAGGAACGGGGTGTAACCATGTATCTGGCCAGCGGAACGGATGCGGAAGACGTCAAACACGAAGCGGAAATGCTCGGTTACGCGCATCTTTTTGACGGTGGGATTTACGGCGCATTGAAGGATTACACCAAGTTTTCCAAAAAAATGATCATTGAAAAGATCATTAACGACAACAATCTGCAAGGAAATGAACTGGCTGTTTTTGGCGACGGGCCGGACGAGATCCGTGAAGGCAGGCGCGCTGGCGGCATTTCGGTGGGCATTACGAGCAATGAAGTGCAGCGTTTTGGGCACAATCCGGCCAAACGTCCACGTCTTGTAAAAGCAGGCGCACATTTGCTCATTCCCGATTTTTCGCAATATAAAAAACTCATCAACCTCCTCTTTCAGGAAAATGTAAAATACGCGGACGCATGA